From a single Spirochaetota bacterium genomic region:
- a CDS encoding division/cell wall cluster transcriptional repressor MraZ codes for MRIFIGEYTHTIDEKGRIAVPSKMRDEKEKTWIVTKGLDRSLLVYPEAKWTEIISARIATLNPMIAENRIFIRTFVSPAVEAEEDKVGRLYIPQNLLAYAEIEKEAVFLGAIYRIELFSIANYREYEKNPEAYIDAKRGAYERITEKMKDIGL; via the coding sequence ATGAGAATTTTTATCGGGGAGTACACGCATACCATCGACGAGAAAGGGCGGATAGCCGTACCGTCGAAGATGCGTGACGAAAAAGAGAAGACGTGGATAGTCACGAAGGGTCTTGACCGTTCGCTTCTGGTATATCCGGAGGCGAAATGGACGGAGATCATTTCGGCCAGGATAGCCACGTTGAACCCTATGATCGCGGAAAACCGTATTTTCATACGCACCTTTGTGTCGCCCGCCGTTGAAGCCGAAGAAGATAAAGTAGGCCGCTTATATATCCCGCAGAACCTGTTAGCGTATGCGGAGATAGAGAAGGAAGCGGTGTTCCTCGGCGCCATCTACCGGATAGAGCTTTTCTCTATAGCGAATTACCGCGAATATGAGAAGAACCCGGAGGCGTATATCGATGCGAAGCGCGGTGCGTACGAACGTATCACCGAAAAGATGAAGGATATCGGCCTTTAG